A genomic stretch from Edaphobacter aggregans includes:
- a CDS encoding alpha-amylase family glycosyl hydrolase, translated as MEFHIARAVREKLDIGGLIFGYAGNIVFGDVAASRELARRLNDLRGPEADPGNPINAGALFAMGLIDELSHALVAHYRKEIDPSVHSEAIRWFASKLEPTKVEQLLLAFVEQFPGVEVYRQKLTAQEWLNGTTEGMPNREAALEEIMLLWLANSNPAFGPFRDLFDDKDLKSQTIYQGLTSVLPDYLATRPPVAPEVGSLLDALRAPMLASPDSIAGQLEFIRENWSEYLHQDLRKILLAIDVLREEDVAIWLRFHPPGPDRHRHGAPMWGGEGFIGDEFVGFDQDFARSGADRRYPVDYQAPLQEYEAFSSDYAWMPNVVLVAKSTYVWLEQLSKKYGRHIHHLNHIPDEELRLLADRGITGLWLIGLWERSIASRTIKRLRGQTDAVASAYSLREYNIAEDLGGRSAYEDLRDRAAAVGIRLASDMVPNHMGIDSEWVIEHPDWFISRWNSPFPSYSFSGPDLSPDSRVEIKIEDHYYDQSDAAVAFRLRHHRDGTTRYVYHGNDGTSFAWNDTAQLDYSKHEVREQVIQTILHVARQFPIIRFDAAMVLAKRHVQRLWFPLQGTGGSIPSRAESALSQQAFDALMPHEFWREVVDRVAAEVPGTLLLAEAFWLLEAYFVRTLGMHRVYNSAFMNMLRDEENAKYRSYLKKTIEFDTDVLKRYVNFMSNPDERTAIDQFGTGDKYFGVCTLLATLPGLPMFGHGQIEGFTERYGMEFKRARMDEYPNDGLVARHQHEIAPLLKDRRLFAESTNFVLYDFWTEHGTVDENVFAFSNRCDGQRALIIYNNNYGTTHGTIHVSAAFMNKADNQLIQKSLAHGLAISSEDSVIYAYRDTARGLEYLRRSTDMCHHGLSMELRGYQYVVLLHWRELRSSADQPWAALCDALHGEGVYSVEEALAKLRMRPVHEALHRVINANNVCLFAEIAGKDTRQHLAETSKKFPAETLNMTIEPPKEAPIEVTRGQMINASKKELGTPTLDPKLHTFLEKSQLFFESVINTLSAEDQEAMALQITTISDDITKDPAVGHASAFDLTLSFRKECEALSSAAIHLPRLEQGFSSVWPAAVRYMLPSNEPGISIEQTWSPVLAWILLRSFPPHGMSASLFDRLQLRSALAELFSSLGMEGEKAWRAAAQVRILLSHADFSSSSLIDSEAFWADPDVRWFTGINEVSSTIYFNKELFGELLSWVQLPTLLNVVRQDGVILFFINEIELTVSRACSTAKDAGYKLDRYLNLMNQQDPRLSSD; from the coding sequence ATGGAATTTCATATTGCCCGAGCCGTTCGAGAAAAACTAGATATTGGTGGACTCATCTTTGGTTATGCCGGCAACATAGTTTTCGGTGATGTAGCGGCAAGCCGCGAACTGGCACGTCGGCTCAACGACCTTCGCGGACCTGAAGCAGATCCGGGGAACCCGATCAATGCGGGTGCCCTGTTCGCAATGGGCCTGATTGACGAGCTCAGTCACGCCCTGGTTGCCCACTATCGCAAAGAAATCGATCCATCTGTCCACTCGGAGGCGATCCGCTGGTTTGCGTCGAAACTGGAGCCCACTAAGGTGGAACAGTTACTGCTTGCCTTCGTTGAACAATTTCCTGGTGTCGAGGTGTATCGCCAGAAATTGACGGCGCAGGAATGGCTGAACGGAACCACGGAGGGAATGCCGAACCGCGAAGCGGCCCTCGAGGAGATCATGCTATTGTGGCTGGCCAACAGCAATCCTGCGTTTGGCCCGTTCCGCGACTTGTTTGACGATAAGGATCTGAAGTCGCAGACGATTTATCAGGGCCTGACCTCGGTCCTTCCTGACTATCTGGCCACACGGCCGCCTGTTGCACCTGAGGTAGGAAGCCTCTTGGATGCCCTGCGTGCGCCAATGCTTGCCTCGCCAGACTCCATTGCCGGACAGCTTGAGTTCATTCGTGAAAACTGGTCCGAGTACCTACACCAAGATCTGCGCAAGATTCTGCTGGCGATAGATGTACTGCGTGAAGAGGATGTCGCTATCTGGCTCCGTTTTCATCCGCCCGGACCCGACAGGCACCGTCACGGCGCGCCGATGTGGGGCGGCGAAGGCTTTATTGGCGACGAGTTCGTCGGTTTCGACCAAGACTTCGCCAGATCTGGCGCAGATCGCCGGTATCCCGTCGATTATCAAGCTCCTTTGCAAGAGTACGAGGCCTTTAGCTCCGATTACGCCTGGATGCCCAACGTGGTGTTGGTCGCGAAGAGCACATATGTCTGGCTTGAGCAGCTGTCCAAAAAGTACGGACGACACATCCACCATCTCAACCATATTCCCGATGAGGAACTGCGGCTCCTCGCCGACAGAGGTATCACTGGGCTATGGCTCATCGGCCTGTGGGAAAGAAGCATCGCCTCAAGGACAATCAAGCGGCTGCGGGGGCAAACCGATGCGGTGGCATCTGCCTATTCGTTAAGGGAATACAACATCGCCGAAGACCTCGGGGGAAGGTCCGCCTATGAAGATCTGCGAGACCGTGCGGCCGCCGTTGGTATCCGGTTGGCGAGCGACATGGTTCCAAACCATATGGGAATCGACTCGGAGTGGGTCATCGAACATCCAGACTGGTTTATCTCCAGATGGAATAGCCCCTTCCCCTCGTACAGCTTCTCAGGGCCCGACCTTTCACCGGATAGCCGAGTCGAAATTAAGATCGAAGATCATTACTACGACCAGAGCGATGCCGCGGTGGCATTTCGCCTGCGGCATCATCGTGATGGAACGACGCGCTATGTCTATCACGGTAACGACGGGACATCCTTTGCATGGAATGACACAGCCCAACTCGACTACTCCAAACACGAGGTGCGAGAACAGGTCATTCAGACGATTCTGCACGTTGCCAGACAGTTCCCCATCATTCGCTTCGATGCGGCGATGGTGTTGGCGAAGCGCCATGTTCAGAGGCTATGGTTCCCATTGCAAGGTACCGGCGGATCGATCCCTTCACGTGCCGAAAGCGCGCTGTCCCAGCAAGCGTTTGATGCTCTTATGCCGCATGAATTCTGGCGTGAGGTTGTCGACCGTGTCGCTGCCGAAGTTCCCGGAACCTTGTTGTTGGCGGAGGCTTTCTGGCTTCTTGAGGCATACTTCGTTCGAACCCTTGGAATGCATCGCGTATATAACAGCGCATTCATGAACATGCTGCGAGACGAGGAGAATGCGAAGTATCGATCCTATTTGAAAAAGACGATCGAATTCGACACTGATGTCCTAAAGCGTTATGTCAACTTCATGAGCAATCCAGACGAACGTACAGCCATTGACCAGTTTGGGACGGGCGACAAATACTTCGGGGTATGTACGCTACTAGCTACCCTCCCCGGTCTACCCATGTTTGGCCATGGTCAGATAGAGGGCTTCACCGAGCGCTACGGTATGGAGTTCAAGCGCGCTCGCATGGACGAATACCCGAATGATGGACTGGTCGCGCGCCATCAACACGAGATTGCTCCCTTGCTCAAGGACCGCAGACTCTTCGCTGAGAGCACCAACTTCGTACTCTACGATTTTTGGACTGAGCACGGAACAGTCGATGAAAATGTCTTCGCCTTTTCCAACCGCTGTGATGGCCAACGAGCGCTCATCATTTACAACAACAATTACGGCACAACCCATGGCACCATCCACGTGTCGGCAGCTTTCATGAACAAGGCTGACAACCAATTGATACAAAAGAGCCTTGCTCATGGCCTAGCGATATCGTCGGAAGACTCGGTGATCTACGCGTATCGTGACACAGCCCGTGGTCTTGAATACCTTCGTCGCTCAACGGACATGTGTCATCACGGTTTATCGATGGAATTGCGTGGCTATCAATATGTAGTCCTGCTGCATTGGCGCGAACTTCGTTCCTCTGCGGATCAGCCCTGGGCAGCGCTCTGCGATGCCTTGCATGGCGAAGGAGTTTATAGCGTCGAGGAGGCGCTTGCGAAGCTTCGCATGCGCCCCGTTCATGAGGCGCTTCATCGGGTAATCAACGCAAACAACGTTTGTCTATTTGCAGAAATAGCTGGAAAAGATACGAGGCAGCACCTCGCCGAAACTAGCAAAAAGTTTCCCGCAGAAACTCTAAACATGACAATTGAACCGCCTAAGGAGGCACCCATAGAAGTAACGAGAGGGCAAATGATCAATGCCTCCAAAAAGGAGTTGGGCACTCCCACTCTCGATCCGAAACTTCACACGTTCCTTGAAAAAAGCCAGCTATTCTTCGAAAGTGTAATCAATACACTTTCTGCCGAAGATCAGGAAGCTATGGCTTTGCAAATAACGACGATCTCGGACGATATCACGAAAGACCCTGCCGTAGGACACGCCTCTGCATTCGATCTCACACTGAGCTTCAGGAAAGAGTGCGAAGCGCTATCCTCTGCCGCTATTCATCTGCCTCGGTTAGAACAAGGCTTTTCAAGCGTGTGGCCCGCGGCTGTCCGCTACATGCTGCCGAGCAATGAACCAGGGATATCTATCGAACAAACATGGTCCCCTGTGCTTGCGTGGATTCTTCTCCGTAGTTTTCCGCCGCATGGGATGAGCGCCTCCCTGTTCGATAGGCTTCAGTTGCGGTCGGCTCTGGCGGAACTTTTTTCATCCCTGGGAATGGAAGGTGAAAAAGCGTGGAGAGCTGCTGCACAAGTAAGAATTCTGCTGTCACACGCAGATTTTTCCTCCAGTTCGTTGATTGACTCAGAGGCATTCTGGGCCGACCCCGATGTTAGATGGTTTACAGGCATCAACGAGGTCTCGAGCACCATCTACTTCAACAAAGAACTGTTCGGCGAACTGCTAAGTTGGGTTCAACTACCCACGTTGTTAAACGTTGTGCGGCAAGATGGAGTCATACTGTTCTTTATTAATGAAATTGAACTCACTGTATCGAGAGCTTGTTCAACGGCAAAAGATGCCGGGTACAAGTTAGATAGATATCTCAACCTCATGAACCAGCAGGACCCCCGCCTAAGCTCTGATTAG
- a CDS encoding TonB-dependent receptor: protein MMWYSKILAAAVVACFVFSEGILAQNAALPFWRGVLRDTAGVPIPGAEIHLKGQGRTFNATTATGGQFRIELIPAGQYRLSVDVNHDKIQYAVPINVVSTSPTVAITLSAQKSLSVTSAADLGTSTGGEALSSQTVSVLPLNKRDFSQLLLLAAGTMTDANGATNFTQQFAINGQRGVEAVFAMDGADISDPEMGGSTFSNFNVDAVEEIKSSSGWMPAEVGRGAAGFTNIITRSGSNGFHGSVFSFVRNSAFDARNYFDHATAEHPERIPPFRRNEFGFTNGGPVVIPHIYDGRGKTFYFGQYQGFRQVLGTTQVFPVPTVEERQGIDTTAYPGDTLIVPVDAGIAKILARYPLPNLPTGSYGVHTYATSSKVATDADQFSIRLDHDFSDKNHFLVRFNFNNLTGPTTNPDQTAIDPSFGVQYIDRQRNLVFNFTRTISPDVSMASSISVTRSTPSFPTPNRTDPALKFSDGSYEAFNSAAGSVMTAFGNLFQAQQSFTVATGSHTLKFGGEVRFNRDTTYFGISPNGEYDFGGGTAYARTDIPSVSGTHDIHAGDPLPDTLTGLLSGSPFVYTVAVAPSYFSNGEHIGPAAINRNAGAVYAQDSWKLNPSFLLDYGIRWEIYTPITERAKRTSGFLNTGNVQEYVVNPQPGYKLNLNGWGPRAQLTWHASQLLQFHVGGAITVIPPNIWQDNFLTGSTPFAVYPRLVAAKGAPVPFGFQITPAQLPRAYTPAGVDIFASGNTKDVAPNTVMDIDRYQNDVAALTPSHAVSPLGLSGIDRSFGNGTLYTWTAGLERAFGTLTADVNYVGTAGVKLPRTSFPNAYPGAGPEFASHTRFDSSGVPIGGFGLESIITASSHSTYHALQTSLSGNFGRRGPSLSASYTWGKSLDDTSSVSGGLGATGAVAQAYPQDPFNTRPEKGPSTFDVGHAFTLSAVQDLHLEDWSALDSVTSKVTGGWQIMGISTINSGLPFTVYSGVQQTGAGSNGADRPDQIATPNLSTARKIREDYFGMGANNTSYFSIPINLPDGTGPNKGRFGSLGRDTFRGPAFYNYDFAFIKDTPFGKRSSGGDLVSLQFRAEFFNIFNIVTMGLPANTLEGAGFGVISKTAGNSRQIQFSLKLIY, encoded by the coding sequence ATGATGTGGTATTCCAAAATCCTGGCCGCGGCAGTTGTAGCCTGTTTTGTATTTTCGGAGGGGATCCTGGCGCAGAATGCGGCACTTCCTTTCTGGCGGGGAGTGCTCCGCGATACTGCAGGTGTACCGATTCCGGGTGCAGAGATTCACCTTAAAGGGCAGGGCAGAACCTTCAATGCAACGACGGCAACAGGCGGGCAGTTTCGGATTGAACTGATACCCGCCGGGCAGTATCGGCTTTCAGTCGATGTGAATCACGACAAGATTCAATATGCAGTCCCCATCAACGTAGTGAGCACGTCTCCTACAGTTGCCATTACGCTTTCTGCCCAGAAAAGCCTCTCTGTAACTTCAGCGGCAGATCTGGGTACATCCACTGGTGGGGAAGCGCTATCGAGCCAGACGGTGAGTGTGCTGCCGCTCAACAAGCGGGACTTCAGCCAGCTTTTGTTGTTGGCCGCCGGCACGATGACCGATGCAAACGGCGCCACGAACTTCACGCAGCAATTTGCGATTAATGGCCAACGCGGCGTGGAAGCCGTATTTGCGATGGACGGCGCTGATATCAGTGATCCCGAGATGGGCGGCTCGACCTTCTCTAACTTCAACGTTGATGCGGTTGAAGAGATAAAGTCGAGTTCCGGCTGGATGCCCGCCGAGGTCGGCCGAGGCGCAGCCGGCTTCACGAACATCATCACCCGGTCTGGGAGCAACGGATTTCACGGATCGGTCTTCTCATTCGTCAGAAACTCGGCCTTCGATGCGCGCAACTACTTTGACCATGCAACGGCTGAGCATCCGGAACGAATCCCGCCTTTTCGACGCAACGAGTTTGGCTTTACCAATGGCGGTCCCGTTGTGATTCCTCACATATACGACGGCCGGGGAAAGACGTTTTATTTTGGGCAATATCAGGGATTTCGCCAGGTGCTCGGGACCACGCAGGTCTTTCCCGTTCCAACGGTTGAAGAGCGCCAGGGGATAGACACGACGGCTTATCCAGGGGATACGCTTATCGTGCCGGTGGACGCCGGAATCGCGAAGATTCTGGCACGGTATCCTCTACCCAATCTCCCGACCGGTTCTTACGGCGTGCATACCTATGCGACTTCGTCCAAGGTGGCGACCGATGCGGACCAGTTCTCCATCCGACTCGATCACGACTTCTCCGATAAGAATCATTTTTTAGTGCGGTTCAATTTCAACAATCTGACTGGCCCCACGACGAATCCTGACCAGACTGCCATAGATCCCTCGTTCGGAGTGCAGTACATTGATCGACAGAGAAATCTGGTGTTCAACTTTACTCGGACGATATCGCCCGACGTGTCGATGGCCTCGTCCATAAGTGTCACGCGGAGCACACCCTCTTTCCCAACGCCGAACCGAACCGACCCCGCTTTGAAGTTCAGTGACGGGTCATACGAAGCGTTCAATTCGGCTGCTGGATCAGTAATGACAGCGTTTGGAAATTTGTTCCAAGCGCAACAGAGTTTCACTGTAGCGACGGGATCCCACACATTGAAGTTTGGTGGCGAGGTTCGATTCAACAGAGATACTACCTACTTCGGCATTAGCCCGAACGGAGAGTATGACTTCGGCGGCGGAACGGCATATGCGAGAACCGATATCCCGTCTGTGAGCGGAACTCACGATATCCATGCCGGCGATCCACTGCCTGATACATTGACGGGACTACTCTCGGGAAGCCCGTTTGTTTATACGGTGGCCGTCGCCCCCAGCTATTTCTCCAACGGAGAACACATCGGACCGGCCGCGATCAATCGCAACGCTGGAGCTGTTTATGCGCAGGATAGCTGGAAGTTGAATCCTAGTTTCCTGCTCGACTACGGAATCCGATGGGAGATTTACACGCCGATCACGGAGCGCGCAAAACGAACATCAGGCTTCTTGAATACGGGTAATGTGCAGGAATACGTGGTCAATCCTCAGCCCGGATATAAGCTCAACCTCAATGGCTGGGGCCCCCGGGCACAGCTGACATGGCACGCATCACAGCTCTTGCAGTTTCATGTTGGGGGCGCGATTACGGTCATCCCGCCGAACATCTGGCAGGACAACTTTCTTACAGGCTCTACGCCATTTGCCGTCTATCCCAGGTTGGTTGCGGCGAAGGGCGCCCCCGTTCCGTTTGGCTTCCAGATCACGCCGGCGCAGTTGCCGCGCGCGTATACGCCGGCTGGCGTAGATATCTTTGCGAGCGGCAATACAAAGGATGTCGCACCCAATACGGTCATGGATATTGATCGCTATCAGAACGACGTTGCCGCCCTTACACCAAGCCATGCGGTAAGCCCTCTTGGCCTTAGCGGAATCGATCGATCTTTCGGCAACGGCACTCTCTATACCTGGACCGCAGGTCTCGAGAGAGCCTTTGGAACCCTGACGGCCGACGTGAACTATGTTGGAACGGCAGGAGTAAAACTGCCCCGCACAAGCTTTCCAAACGCCTATCCCGGAGCAGGTCCTGAGTTTGCCAGTCACACGCGGTTTGATTCTTCAGGTGTGCCTATCGGTGGTTTTGGCCTCGAGAGTATCATCACCGCCTCGTCCCACTCCACCTATCACGCACTCCAAACTTCACTCTCTGGAAACTTTGGCCGCCGTGGACCCAGTCTCTCTGCCAGCTATACCTGGGGGAAGTCTCTCGATGACACCAGCTCCGTTTCGGGTGGTTTGGGAGCAACCGGTGCGGTTGCGCAAGCCTATCCACAGGACCCCTTCAACACTCGCCCTGAAAAAGGCCCGTCGACCTTTGATGTCGGACATGCATTTACATTGAGCGCCGTGCAGGACCTTCATCTCGAAGATTGGTCTGCTCTTGATAGTGTCACCTCCAAGGTCACGGGGGGATGGCAGATCATGGGCATCTCGACGATCAACAGTGGCCTACCTTTTACCGTCTACTCCGGAGTCCAGCAGACAGGCGCCGGTTCTAACGGCGCAGATCGCCCGGATCAAATAGCGACGCCGAACCTCTCTACGGCGAGGAAGATTCGGGAAGACTATTTCGGAATGGGCGCAAATAATACCTCTTATTTTTCAATCCCAATAAATCTGCCCGACGGCACGGGCCCGAATAAAGGACGCTTTGGCAGCTTAGGCAGAGACACATTTCGCGGACCAGCTTTCTACAACTATGACTTTGCCTTCATCAAGGACACGCCGTTCGGTAAGCGATCGAGCGGAGGCGACCTCGTCAGCCTGCAATTTCGTGCCGAGTTCTTCAACATCTTCAACATAGTGACGATGGGGCTTCCCGCGAACACACTTGAAGGTGCCGGTTTCGGTGTAATCAGCAAAACCGCAGGGAACTCACGTCAAATTCAATTCTCTTTGAAGCTTATCTATTGA
- a CDS encoding GH92 family glycosyl hydrolase produces MPYASRMFLTHRSLLSRLLTTALIVGATIPSQTVFGYADRSSEANPFVGTTNGGNVFPGATMPFGMVQFSPEATPVNTKRMIAAPGGYEYRATGIRGFSLTNVEGWGCAGGSGDVPLMPITEIVDKSPSSDFRHAYSSGFSHVHEKAEPGSYQVKLDNGVEVDLSAATRMGVATFRFPDGKPARVLVRTSDSEAGSAEAKTRINLETGTVTGSVKSGNFCGYIGTEDRRPYYTLHFVAQFDRPITDSGSWRDERVSPGATESEGGTGFGPKGIPETGRGSGVWVTFDTGGVVRVRIGISYVSEANAKANLDAESLTATTYEQAAARARTAWNKRLDQIEIEGGTEEQRRIFTTALYHALMTPTTYSDINGEYMGMDGKVHRVAPPQSVQYANFSGWDVYRSQFQLLTWLDPKLGSDIAQSLYNQSMQDGGRWDRWTHMGGATHVMNGDPAAAAIADIWAFGGREFDAKAALASLVQAADVPTKEDLSHDGCPVECVGQRPGLDQWLKLHYIPVGAPAWGPAADTLEDVTAEFSISALAGHLGDEGTQKRFADRAQYWKNIWNPNAAPDGGYFMNRNADGNWPPVHKDDDEDNDPTPHAFTPSTGAGFVEGSAAQYVWMVPFNVAGLFEQMGGTDKAVARLDKFFYDEKGAPAVTKAGPLHAELANEPSIETPWLYDFAGQPWKTQQLVRQVLNTIWKDAPDGIPGNDDLGEMSSWAVFASMGLYPEIPGRAELVLASPLFSKLTIHRPNGDIHIRAAGASTDRFYVQGVKVNGKSSSKTWLPESFSLKGGTLEFDLGDLPNKSWGVGRDDEPPSFPGP; encoded by the coding sequence ATGCCTTACGCTTCACGAATGTTCCTCACACACCGCTCTCTGCTCTCTCGCCTATTGACTACCGCCTTGATCGTGGGAGCCACGATTCCGTCGCAGACTGTCTTTGGTTATGCCGATAGGTCCTCAGAGGCCAACCCGTTTGTCGGAACGACAAATGGAGGGAATGTGTTCCCTGGAGCCACCATGCCGTTTGGTATGGTGCAGTTCAGCCCTGAGGCTACTCCGGTAAATACCAAGCGAATGATTGCCGCTCCGGGTGGCTATGAATATCGCGCCACCGGAATCAGAGGCTTCAGCCTTACCAATGTCGAGGGTTGGGGGTGCGCGGGCGGTTCCGGCGATGTGCCGCTCATGCCGATCACTGAGATAGTAGACAAGTCACCTTCTTCTGACTTCCGGCATGCGTACTCATCGGGGTTTAGTCACGTGCACGAGAAGGCTGAGCCAGGTTCTTATCAGGTAAAGCTGGACAACGGAGTTGAGGTGGATCTTTCGGCGGCCACACGCATGGGCGTCGCAACCTTCCGGTTTCCAGATGGTAAACCGGCACGAGTGCTGGTGAGGACTTCCGACTCTGAGGCAGGGTCCGCCGAAGCAAAGACCCGAATCAATCTGGAGACAGGAACGGTTACGGGGTCAGTAAAGAGCGGCAACTTCTGCGGGTACATCGGCACGGAAGACCGTCGACCCTACTACACGCTCCACTTTGTGGCTCAGTTCGATCGACCGATTACTGATTCCGGTTCATGGAGAGATGAAAGGGTAAGTCCAGGAGCGACCGAGTCCGAAGGTGGTACAGGATTCGGACCGAAGGGAATCCCAGAGACTGGTCGTGGCTCAGGGGTTTGGGTGACATTCGATACCGGTGGCGTGGTTCGCGTTCGGATCGGAATCTCCTACGTAAGTGAGGCCAACGCAAAGGCCAATCTCGATGCGGAAAGTCTTACCGCCACAACCTACGAGCAGGCTGCAGCGCGAGCCCGGACGGCATGGAACAAACGTCTTGATCAGATCGAGATTGAAGGCGGCACGGAAGAGCAGCGAAGGATATTCACGACAGCGCTGTATCACGCTCTCATGACTCCCACCACGTACAGCGACATAAACGGTGAATACATGGGAATGGATGGCAAGGTTCACCGAGTCGCGCCGCCACAGTCGGTGCAGTACGCTAACTTCTCCGGGTGGGATGTTTATCGATCGCAGTTCCAACTGCTGACCTGGCTTGATCCTAAGCTGGGAAGCGATATTGCGCAAAGCCTCTATAACCAGTCGATGCAGGATGGTGGGCGATGGGATCGTTGGACTCACATGGGTGGTGCGACCCACGTCATGAACGGCGACCCGGCGGCCGCCGCAATCGCGGATATCTGGGCTTTTGGAGGAAGGGAGTTCGATGCCAAGGCAGCGCTCGCATCATTAGTCCAAGCAGCAGATGTTCCGACCAAAGAGGATCTAAGTCATGACGGATGTCCGGTGGAGTGCGTGGGTCAGCGTCCCGGGCTCGATCAATGGTTGAAGCTGCACTATATTCCAGTGGGCGCACCTGCCTGGGGTCCGGCAGCTGATACGCTGGAAGACGTAACCGCAGAATTTTCGATCTCCGCGCTCGCAGGGCATCTCGGCGATGAAGGCACGCAGAAGAGATTTGCAGACAGAGCCCAGTATTGGAAGAACATCTGGAACCCCAACGCTGCACCGGATGGTGGGTATTTCATGAACCGCAACGCTGATGGTAACTGGCCACCGGTTCATAAAGATGACGACGAAGATAACGATCCGACGCCACATGCCTTTACGCCGTCAACCGGCGCTGGGTTCGTAGAGGGCAGTGCTGCGCAATATGTGTGGATGGTGCCATTCAATGTTGCCGGATTGTTTGAACAGATGGGTGGAACAGACAAGGCAGTCGCTAGACTCGACAAATTCTTTTATGACGAGAAAGGTGCTCCGGCGGTAACCAAGGCTGGGCCGTTGCATGCAGAACTAGCCAACGAGCCGTCAATCGAGACGCCGTGGCTCTACGATTTTGCAGGGCAGCCTTGGAAGACACAGCAACTTGTACGACAGGTACTCAACACGATCTGGAAAGATGCCCCGGACGGCATTCCTGGTAACGACGATCTCGGAGAGATGTCGTCGTGGGCTGTATTCGCTTCGATGGGACTCTACCCCGAGATCCCGGGCCGGGCAGAGCTCGTACTTGCCAGTCCACTTTTTTCAAAATTGACAATCCATCGACCGAATGGAGATATCCATATCCGAGCCGCAGGCGCATCGACGGACAGATTCTATGTCCAAGGGGTGAAGGTCAACGGAAAGTCGAGTTCAAAAACGTGGCTACCAGAAAGCTTTTCGCTCAAAGGCGGGACCCTCGAGTTCGATTTAGGGGATCTTCCGAACAAGAGTTGGGGTGTGGGGCGCGACGATGAGCCTCCATCTTTTCCAGGACCATAG
- a CDS encoding MFS transporter, protein MSEISQLSQTSRPTHFDWWRHAPPEARRALVAASFGWMLDSFDVMLYALVLASLILGLGISKQTAGVLGSITLLAAAAGGLVFGVIADRYGRVRALIGSVLIYAIFTAACGFAQNIVQLAIFRILLGLGMGGEWASGAALVSETWPDRHRGKALGIMQSSWAVGYALAALVAGLVLPWKGWRAVFFVGILPAFFTLTVRRRVAEPELWKRSATLPREGPLHGFRHIFRSDLRTITIAITLMNSCTLFAWWGFNLWVPAYLSLPSDRGGVGLSTHAMSATVIAMQAGMWLGYVSFGFLSDVFGRKRCYVLYLILAALLMFFYARVHTPWLLIALGPLVAFFGTGYYTGFATVTAEIYETQIRATAQGFAYNIGRVASAAAPFVVGSMAQQHGFGIAFAAAGTAFVMAALCWFWIPETKGRPLA, encoded by the coding sequence ATGAGCGAGATATCGCAGCTGAGTCAAACATCACGACCAACCCATTTTGATTGGTGGCGCCACGCTCCCCCCGAAGCACGTCGCGCGCTCGTCGCAGCCTCTTTCGGCTGGATGCTGGACTCCTTTGACGTGATGCTTTATGCGCTTGTCCTGGCCTCGCTGATCCTCGGTCTCGGGATTAGCAAACAAACAGCCGGGGTCCTCGGTTCCATCACACTGCTCGCTGCGGCAGCGGGCGGTTTGGTCTTCGGCGTTATTGCAGACCGATACGGTCGCGTGCGAGCTCTCATCGGCAGCGTGCTCATCTACGCAATCTTCACGGCTGCCTGCGGCTTCGCTCAAAACATCGTCCAACTTGCAATATTCCGTATCCTGCTTGGCCTCGGCATGGGTGGCGAATGGGCAAGCGGCGCGGCGCTCGTATCCGAGACCTGGCCCGACCGACACCGCGGCAAGGCTCTCGGAATCATGCAGAGCTCCTGGGCCGTCGGCTATGCCCTCGCAGCTCTGGTCGCCGGTCTGGTCCTGCCGTGGAAGGGATGGCGTGCAGTCTTCTTTGTGGGAATTCTGCCTGCCTTCTTTACGCTGACCGTTCGCCGTCGCGTGGCAGAGCCCGAACTATGGAAGCGCAGCGCAACTCTTCCTCGCGAGGGACCCTTGCACGGCTTTCGTCACATTTTTCGGAGCGATCTGAGGACTATTACCATCGCCATCACCCTTATGAACTCCTGTACGCTGTTTGCGTGGTGGGGTTTTAATCTCTGGGTCCCCGCCTATCTCTCCTTGCCCAGCGACCGAGGTGGAGTTGGACTGTCCACCCACGCGATGTCTGCCACCGTGATCGCCATGCAGGCCGGCATGTGGCTCGGCTACGTCAGCTTCGGCTTTCTGAGCGACGTCTTTGGGCGCAAGCGCTGCTATGTCCTCTATCTGATATTAGCGGCACTCCTCATGTTCTTCTACGCGCGCGTCCATACACCGTGGCTACTCATAGCACTCGGTCCGTTAGTTGCGTTCTTCGGAACCGGGTACTACACCGGGTTCGCCACCGTGACAGCAGAGATCTATGAAACCCAAATCCGCGCTACAGCACAAGGCTTTGCTTATAACATCGGCCGCGTTGCAAGCGCCGCCGCGCCATTTGTGGTTGGGAGCATGGCCCAACAACACGGATTTGGCATTGCATTTGCCGCAGCAGGAACCGCATTCGTTATGGCGGCGCTTTGCTGGTTTTGGATTCCCGAGACAAAAGGCAGACCACTTGCCTAG